aaataataaaatttttcaatagtaATGTGAcaaaaataatctgattatcatattcattttatatattaaaatattattaatataatattaattttgttataataatatataacatattttaaaataattacacttaataacatttaaataaaataataatttaatattattttattaaatttaataaatataataattttttattttttatcaaatatattaataatttatatgtaataataatattttaaataatttatttatgtgataatattttattttttataataaaatattttattaactaaatacatttactttatttataataataaaaaattataataatctttcaattttttattaatataggATTATTCCttccagtaattttttaatatctgaATTTGTAATGATGCGAAGGGTAAGCTTGTGTAAGCAAAAAAGATGTATGGTAGTCATTGAAACTACGTCGTCGAAGTCGTCTTCTTCCATCTGTTGATGTGACTGCCACTGATATAACAAGCTGTGCAGGCGCACTTAAAAATCTAACAAGTTCGATTTTACGACAAAGAACAGAAACCGAACCAAATTATTGTTAGTGGGAGTGGGCCAACGTTTCTTTTTCGCCGTACATAAATTCTAGCTCGTGCTTGTTGTGGAATCCAAAGAACAAGATGAACTCAAGCGCGTCTCTGCAATAACAACACGTGGTTTAATTCTTTCACGTGTTTctttatgtaaataaaattatttccgCGGGTCATTCATGCGTAATTGATTTTTGGCCAAAGTaccttttcccacccaaattatgCCCCACTTTTTTTatatctcttaattttaaaaattttttatttgctcaattatgaataattaaaattaatgaaactttAACTCCTtataatttcatctcatttttccttctaaccctaaaaactaaccatttcacttttatatcaagttttaaaaaaacaatattatttcttttttaggatttagttttcaaactttgatattattttcaGCTGTCTCTCCCTCTCAATTATTTTTCTCCCTTTAATGATCTCTCTCTTTTCACTTGAATCTCCAATTAGCATCGATTAAAGCCAAGAAAATGAAGAGTTTTATCTTCTCAAAGAAGCTATTTGTCTTTTTCGCTTCAATCAATGCAGACTAGAGATCCAATTGAGATGAGATAGATTATCTAAGGGAGAGAAAACATTGGGAGGGAAAGACCATCAGTAATGacatgaaagtttgaaaactaaaccgtaaaaagaaaaaatatcattttttaaaacttgatttagaagaaaaataattagtttttagagtttaaaagagaaaagaaaagaaaatttaagtttatttttaatattatatatgaaatgataattttatccttacaatTAGTagatttaactatttataaataagtaataaaatttttaaaattaaaagataaaaacttgataaataacataatttgggtgggagtaagttctttggccttaataatgtctagaattaagttttcaaatgaATGACGTACAATATTGGGCGCCGAAATCTTCCCATCATAGTGAAGGCCAGTATAAAGAGCAGGTTAACCATGATAAAATATGCCATGtgaaacatatttttaatattttattcatttttaacgTTACATGCATTTCAAATTAACGGCTATTTTTCCATTATGAAATATcctttttcaagtttaaagtattttacaaagattttaaaaaccatTACATATAGGgggttaatatttatttttcaaaccttaaaagCATTGGAACTTAATTGTTGGTAGAAAGTAGCATCGAAGCAATTAAGGTCACTCTGTGCGTAAGCTTCTTTCATTATCACAAAACTTGCCTAACTTTGTCACACTTCTGTTTGGTGTGATAACATGCATCTCCTAATTTTCTTTTAGTGATTGGAGGGGacaaatcaagaaaaagaaaaggtaaagGGGAAGCTAACACTCTCTTAATTTCACGTTTGAGGATTTTTTAGAGTTCAAAAGGGATTTCAAagatcacaaaaaaaaaaaaaaaaatcatgaagatACGACTCTTTTTTTTAAGCCAGTTTATTGCATAGTTCATATATCGGGTAAAATGTAAAATTCTTACATTCTAGATCAAAGAAAACATACTTTGAACACTAGTAATATTGACGTTATAACTCATAAAGGATTCTTTGTTGAGAATGATGTGGATCACTTCATTGCGATCAAACTTTATCTGAATATTAGGTAAGCAACAAGTTCAAGCAAATTAGATTACGCATACTCCTTTCGTCTTGTAAAGTTAGAGAATATATTcgtttttatcttttcttaaaCTCTGTCATGGTGAGAATCATGATagactttcaaaaaaaaatatgtagttTTCTTGTTGTATTAGTCTTTTTAATCTTACATAAATTATGAACTATCCTTCTCGTTGGGAGAAAAGAGTGTAGATTATTTTTAGATTCTTTTCCATCGACCTTTTTATTCTTCTTGtgaatatatacatttatttatcaaaaagaaaaaaaactcaagCAAACTTGATACATTTTAATATCAACCTTTtcaaaatacaatttatattaataaagaagACTTTCATATTTCTTCtatagtattttttatattaaaaattatttattttacagcAAATCAACATATTGCAAGTCAAATACTAAATGAAATTCCAAACTATGAATCTTGGGAATGAGAGTTTAAGAAGAGAAGAAATCTATTAAAGCTGGCAAATGGGATCACCCTCTTAACCCTATTTTTATTCAACCAAAACGGCAAAACTAATAATgggtaaaattattttcataacaGGGAATAAAAAATCAGTCGCCTACTAACAATTTATCCATAATTGACTACTAGCTCGTACGTAGAGTTGGATAGAAATATCAAAACTCCaaacttttgatatataaaataagtatatgaataatatatcatcatataattgaatgttattttatctttaatttaaaatcacctaattacatgatgacatatatgtattaaaaatatttactcatagttttattatttttttatttatagatatttaaatCACTAAAATCGTTTACAAATTCAAAACAACACATATTTCACTATTTAAACACttgtaaatattaaaacaatatagtAACAACagtgaattaatttatatcaataatatataatatatatttaatatattgtaagataataataactattattattatgatttggtGATGAAAAAATTGGTTAGGTGGAATAATTCGAGATACGTAAAACAAGTGtgatgataataacaataatattttaatttactaattagCTCGAAAACTAAACAATTAGACTTGAATGGGTTGAaaatagatttaattattaatattttaggtAATTTTTATGAGATACATAGATTTAgactttataaaaataaatagccAATGAAAATCCCCCTAGCCCATGGTCTGTTTTTCTCataagtttttatataataaaactctCCATAAGatgctttttttttatatatataatttagatatcatataattaaataattttatataaaaataaaataatatttttattaaattataatacatagatttagaaattttagaaaacaaaataatttatcacactttttcaattaaatatttatattattttattagttaaatatcGAAACTCTCattgtttttatcttattataaacAGTATAACAAGTGATAAACCgtaaaaattatctattataaaCAGTAATAGTAGGtgataaatagtaatattttatatcaagaCTATTATGAAAAGTATAGTAGGTAATAAACAGTAAAAAACGGCCTACTATAAACAGTAACAGTAAAGTATAAACagtaaaagtttatataaaaacttattataaaccatataatataagataaacaGTGAAATCATTTAGTATGAATAATATAATAGGTGACAAACAATATTATTGTATGAATTTGAACTATGATTATaataaaggtattttaaaaAGTGTTAAGTttgtatgatataattattatgtaaataaatagtatgataaaattatataaatagaccaaaaaaatgatattttttttaatatcctcATGGTTTATGCATCGAAATTGTATAGATGGCAGTGCTCTTTCCGCGTATAAATACCTCATCCTTCTAATACTTTTACATGCTCTCTTTGAACCAACCATCTGCACTGCAGACCCCTTGCCTCGCTTGCTTCAAGTAGCCATGTTTGTCGTTCTTATTTTGCTTTTctcttttggatttttcattctctctttcttctcacCGTTCATTGACCTAGAATTGTTGTTCTCTTCTGTAATTAACAAAGTGACATCTTCCGGTTATGGACCTCCTTCTCACCCGTTTATCGGCTGCTTAATTTCTTTCTATAAAAATCGCCACCGTCTTCTCAATTGGTACACTGATCTTTTATCGAATTCTCCCAGCCAGACCATCGTGGTCCACCGGCTGGGTGCACATCGCACCATTGTCACGGCGAACCCGTCCAACGTTGAGTATAtgctcaaaactaatttcaaCAATTTCCCAAAAGGAAAACCCTTCTCTGAGCTTCTTGGTGACCTTCTCGGTTACGGTATATTCAACGTTGATGGTGAGTTATGGAGCTTGCAACGCAAGCTAGCTAGCCATGAGTTCAGGACCAGGTCGTTGAGAGAATTCATTGTTAAAACTCTTCAAGAAGAAGTGGAGAATCGTCTGATACCGCTGCTTGAAGATGCAGCAAAGAACGAAAAAGTTTTAGACTTTCAAGATATATTGAAGAGGTTTGCTTTTGACATTGTGGGGAGGGTTTCTTTGGGCACTGATCCGTTTTGTTTGGATCTTTCAAAGCCATTGCCAACTCTTGTTGAAGCTTTTGATATAGCGTCAGAGGTGTGTTCCATGAGAGGAAATTCGCCGGTTTTTCTGATTTGGAAACTAAAGCGAGTCTTAAATATCGGTTCTGAGAAGAAGCTCAAAGAAGCTGTGCAGCTCGTTCACGACTCGGTTTTGGAAATCATTCAAAACAAGAAGAATGCTCTTGAAAACGACTTCGAAAGAAAATGGGACGAAGATCTTCTGTCAAGAATGCTGTCATCTGGACTTAGCGATGAAGTAACAAGAGACATGGTGATCAGCTTCATAATAGCAGGAAGAGACACCACATCCGCTGCAATGACGTGGCTTTTCTGGTTGCTTTCTGCGAATAAATCCAttgaaaagatgattatacATGAAGTAGGATCAATACTCAACAAAGGAGAAAGGAGGCCATTGGATTATGAAGCTTTAAAAGAAATGAATTTCTTGAAAGCATGTTTATGCGAATCCATGCGGCTATATCCTCCGGTTGCATGGGACTCCAAATACGCCGCCGCCGACGACGTTTTACCCGACGGCACGCTGGTACGGAGAGGAGATAGAGTTACTTACATTCCATACGGAATGGGAAGGATGGAGGAATTGTGGGGGAAGGACTGCTTGGAGTTCAAACCAGACCGGTGGTTTGACGAACAGGCTTCAGAAAACACAGTGTTGAAGTGTGTTAGCCCATACAAGTTTCCGGTTTTTCAGGCCGGTCCAAGGGTGTGTCTAGGGAAGGAAATGGCTTTTATTCAGATGAAGTATGTGGTGGGTACAATACTGAAGGAGTTTGAGATTGAACCGGTTAGTGAGAAGCGGCCGGTTTTTGTTCCCCACTTGACGGCTAATATGGCCGGAGGGTTGAAGGCTTTAGTCCGCAAACGTGGAGCCAATTCAGTGAGTCCATGATTGGATTTGCCATTGAAATtggaattatattttattggtaAAATTGTGGACTTTAACTTTCCATGTAAATATAGAATAAAGCATAGTGTGAaaacaaatcttaataatttattgttttatttaataatatatcgttttatttaatataatctaatataattatttataatttcatatactataaattataatttttgatttactcaaaaatttcacttttgtttattttttttctaattttgacttaaataaactaatatatcaCACACTACAGATTAaggttttaatttaaaaataataataagatgatatatatatatatatatatatatcccgatattataaatattatttttataattttaaaggttaattattaaacaaaattatatttttaacaatgtatattttaaatttctcacaaaaaaattacaaattcattgTTATTTGTCTAAAAAATTACGGTTTAGGTTGaagaataatttgatttggaaaattaaaaaaaaaaattttacagttTATGGTTAAGTAGACCGAATTGTAAACGGTTATAGTTTTATTCTCACTTAGATTCTTAAAATTTAACAGAGGTGAAAAAATGGCTTTCTCAAAATTAAAGGCAATAAGTTTTATTCCATCTATCCTTGGggggaaaatagttattttgcTATGAGAAAAAAGGTTCATTCGAAAGTcaaatctctctccctctctcgcTTTCTCTTCActgcatttattttttaaatataaatatcgaTTGTTTCTCTCTGAAAAGGTGATTTCGAGAAATGAATGAGGCTATCTTACATATCGAAGAGATTGGTGATTCAAATGCCGCAGAGTTTCACCAGCTTTGCGACGCTCAATATGATTCCTCAGTTTTCGGAGTTGTAAGCAGTATAACACTCCGATTAATTCATCAGAATTTAAGGAGGAAGTcgaaattttgtttaaatgagTTCTGTTATCCTTTTTAGGGAGGGATCTGTAAGGCTTTAATTGGTCTGGAAATCACCGCCACGAGGTGTAAACATTAATTAATCTGGACGACTTAtaatatgttgttttgttgtGAGATTAATTAAGGCTTATGATTACAGGTTCGACATTATATTTAACCGACTGACAAGAATTAAGATGAATGGAATGTCGGAGAAGGCTTATACCAGATCCTTTAATTTGCTTtacttttttttgttgtttcatGTTGATTTTAATCTGATGTGGATTGTGTTATTGATAAGAATATGTTGCGGTTTGATGTGGATTGTGGTTTGATAAGAATATGGGTCTATTAGGCTTATTCAATTTGCCTGAAAGGGGTTGTGAGAGGGCTTAAAGCAAAgtcttttatttgaaatttctaatattttaccagtttttatttagaaagtttaaattatgtatattctgTTTAGAACAGATTGATTGAGCATATTGATGACATTTTCTACTTGTTAGTAGAAATTCTTCTTCGAAGGGAATCCCTAAAGTCAAGGATTTGGCTTGGCCTATCTTTAGAAGATGTTGTGctgttcaaatttatcttattgGTATTGGTGTGATAAGATTTCATTCAAATGTTATTGGTTGGTGATTCAAAttctcctttttatttattcattttcatttaaatttatgtttattggtATTGGTGTAATTTTCGaatgatttcattttatttttgattttatttctagcTAATTATCAATATCTTCAGCTGAAGGTGAGGATGATATAGTGAAATTCCAAAATGTGTGCTTATTTCAAGTAACTATGgtcaattttttataatcaattattcttttaaaagatattaatttGATGCCATTCCGCCAGtttctataattttatcaaCATAATGGTGGACAGTTTCTATGTTGATGGTAATCTACCATTATCATGCATTTCCACTTAATCACAAGGGTAGTTCTCAAATTTTCAGAAGGAACAGTATTAGTATTACAGTAGAATCTCTGTGCTTATGGTCCATAAAATTTCAGGATACTCCGCTATTGTTACACAAATTGGGAGAATGTTTTGGTTCATGCTtctgttttttatgttttcatttgaAGTTGTGGTTGTTAATGGTGGACAACTGGTTCATCTTTGCTGTAAGGTCATGTTTTTAATTGGTGTTAGTTTTTTCTCATTACTTGTCCACCCACAATCCCCTACCCCGTGAAAAAATTTTGGTGTTGGATGTTTTTATGCTTTTCTATTTCATGTAAGAGAAGTAAACAGAGGATATTGTGCTCTTTCAACTTTTGAATGcaattttttgtctttgatgATCTTTATCATCTTTTATACAGGCCAGAAAGACACCTTCAATGGAATTCATCGATTCTTCTAGGAAAGAAGAGCAACATACTAACTTGCATTCACTCTTTGCTTTACAATATTCAATTGCTAATAAGTATTGATGTATGCTATGGAGGTCTAATACCATTGAGGTGTAAgtgcattatttttttcttaaactagTGTCACAACAAACTTTAAATGATGTCAAAGTAATGGGGGGTCTTAAATTTCCtgttttaagaaaaaatgaacTCCTGAAGGCTGTTTCATTCCTTTTTGTAATCTAATTGAATGACCTCAGGAAATTATGGGAGTCATGAAACAATAGTTTATCAAATGACGAAAATTGACTTAAATAGTGCAGCAGTATTCATGCCTgatctttttaaataattttatcaacatAATTGTTTTCAGTGAGCAGAGAAAGTGGTCCTGTGATGTGTGAAGATGAAGCTAACAAAGCTATGGTGGAAGAAGATCATGACAAGGGTAAGAACCTTGTAAAGATCTAGATtctgtgtatgtgtatgtgccTGAAATGTTGGAGGCTTCATCTTTTGCAGGCAATGGAATAATTGAAGGTCTCTATCAGTATAATTTTCAGAAAGTGAGAATCACCAGCTGGTTACCATATTGATAATCATTGGTGTGAAATCTTCTTCCATGAGCCTTATAAAGTGGTTAATAAAAAGCTATAGATGAGTAGTCATTTCAGAAAGTTACAATACAGTATTTGTTCAAAAAGTAACCATATCTTATCTTCATAAAGAAAAGTTGGGAAAGGCTAGACAAGAACTCTGCTTTTTCATTGGTGGGAACTGGGAAATGAAAGCTAGCTTATCATAATTCAACTCAATTAAACAGACTCTAAACCTTTTCAATTCTCAAATAATTTAGTGGATGGCcttgttcattttatttattctattttctagAAACATGTGGTTGTCATACCTCTAAGCTTTGGTTTTAGTCGTACCCATTACTAAACTTAGTTGTGAATGCATTTGTCCTTGATCTTTCGAAGAGGTGCTATATATGTGTAGTTCATGTtgacttaataaatttaattcattgaATGTTTGaggagtattattttattttatatgtagttaagaatgataattataaataaatttgtaggATTATTTCTGTTGAGCTGAGTGAACATTGCGTGAAGCATGTCGCGTGCCCAGTTCCAACATATAGAGGCAACAAAGATGATAATAATGCAGATGAGATTGCTTATGCTCAGGTGGTTGATGCTCAGCACCAAGaccaatttcattttttcgtCTAAATTGAATTGGGTTTTTGGTTTCTTAGTTTCAAACTGTGTAAACACCTGGCATATGAAACCAAGTGTTCTTTTCTTGGTAAGAACATGTGTTCTgtgtgtttttttcttttcttatttaataattGCAGATCTTATGGAAGCCCTTAAAATAACAGTATTTAGTATATGATTAATGTCAATGATCATATTCTGTCATGATCGTGATTTGTCGCATGAGTTTTTCGCTAATTGGTTGTAATCATCAGGGCCCTACATCTTATCCTTCAACTTAGCATCCCAAAAATTCAATACCAATTTGCATGAAACAATACCacactttttaataaatattttattatcaaaattaaaaaatcattttaaaaataaattattttaaaaattattaaagataaattattattattatattttataaaatttaaataaaaatatataaatataaatgattattgtatttgattaaataaaataaataaatattaaaatattattttactttaaatatttttaatataattattttaaaataaattttatattacttattatattaattaaaaacgaaagtattttaatcttaaaaaattaataaataaaaattaaattataataaaattgagattaacttgataatattttaatgtctAAGATAAAGAttgtaatcagattatcacacATATTACATGTCTTGTtactattgataatataaaattactatgatatattattattgataaaccaaataagaaaatgaaagtaataatatatatattaacaaagtAATCTTTCTTGGACCCCAACCAAACAGCCCTTAGGTTTTCTAACAAAGTAACCTCATACAAGGTTAGGATTTAAATTGACGACACCCCCCATATACAAAATATTGCTAACCTCCCTTCCCATCTCAAAAATTGCCCCATACCTCCCTCCTCCACCCATTACTAGCGACTTCCTCAACTGGAAATATGAAATTCCACCATTGCCTTAAAAGTAGTACACTTTGATACCATTTTAAATATGTTCTTTTAGTAAATGTTCTAGATATATAAAGAATTATACTTGAGAGAATAATACTTGAACcaacatatacatacacacacacacacagctACAACAATAGGAGCAAAACAGaaattttaactcttgaaaTGCTGATAAATAAACTTCTTCAATGTAATTTGATTGTAGAATTCTGGAACAAAAGATAATCAACTAGAAGTGGAACTCTGTCAAGCTGACTAGATAAATAAAGTATAAGAAAGTATGAATTTTCCTCTCAGTTCTGAATTGTATATGTGAAAGGCATAGCAACTTATACTACCAACAGCAATTAAATCAATGTCACCAAGATAAATATTCATAAgcaattacatatttataacaCTACAAATTGGCATCTTAATGTCCATATCCAATGTGCTTCCAGATTTTTTAGATGCATCCCTAAGACTGGAAAGGCCTACCAATTTAGTAAATTAGCATTGAGAGCATCTATAATATAACAAAGGGACGACCCTTCCAATGGGAAAAATATCAATCTTTAACCTAAACGACTGAAACAAAAAGGCCAATCTgaaatcaacttaaaaaaaaaaaaaaaaaaattctgtgCCTACAAAATCCAGACTCTGTCTATAAGCAAATCAGGAGCATACCACCTATTAATAATTCAAGAAATCTTAATTCAATTGCTCCCCGGAGCATCACTTCCAGCAGACTTGCGATTCATGTAGCGAATAACGGCATCTTCAACCCTGAAA
Above is a genomic segment from Mangifera indica cultivar Alphonso chromosome 3, CATAS_Mindica_2.1, whole genome shotgun sequence containing:
- the LOC123211695 gene encoding cytochrome P450 94B3, yielding MFVVLILLFSFGFFILSFFSPFIDLELLFSSVINKVTSSGYGPPSHPFIGCLISFYKNRHRLLNWYTDLLSNSPSQTIVVHRLGAHRTIVTANPSNVEYMLKTNFNNFPKGKPFSELLGDLLGYGIFNVDGELWSLQRKLASHEFRTRSLREFIVKTLQEEVENRLIPLLEDAAKNEKVLDFQDILKRFAFDIVGRVSLGTDPFCLDLSKPLPTLVEAFDIASEVCSMRGNSPVFLIWKLKRVLNIGSEKKLKEAVQLVHDSVLEIIQNKKNALENDFERKWDEDLLSRMLSSGLSDEVTRDMVISFIIAGRDTTSAAMTWLFWLLSANKSIEKMIIHEVGSILNKGERRPLDYEALKEMNFLKACLCESMRLYPPVAWDSKYAAADDVLPDGTLVRRGDRVTYIPYGMGRMEELWGKDCLEFKPDRWFDEQASENTVLKCVSPYKFPVFQAGPRVCLGKEMAFIQMKYVVGTILKEFEIEPVSEKRPVFVPHLTANMAGGLKALVRKRGANSVSP
- the LOC123211697 gene encoding uncharacterized protein LOC123211697 isoform X2, with amino-acid sequence MRLSYISKRLVIQMPQSFTSFATLNMIPQFSELPERHLQWNSSILLGKKSNILTCIHSLLYNIQLLISIDVCYGGLIPLRLSRESGPVMCEDEANKAMVEEDHDKGNGIIEGLYQYNFQKDYFC
- the LOC123211697 gene encoding uncharacterized protein LOC123211697 isoform X1 — protein: MRLSYISKRLVIQMPQSFTSFATLNMIPQFSELPERHLQWNSSILLGKKSNILTCIHSLLYNIQLLISIDVCYGGLIPLRLSRESGPVMCEDEANKAMVEEDHDKGNGIIEGLYQYNFQKVRITSWLPY